In Pleurocapsa sp. PCC 7319, the following are encoded in one genomic region:
- a CDS encoding fatty acyl-AMP ligase, whose product MSGLKSTIKAENLVDILRNRAIEQPNQTIYNYLADGELENQSLTYRQVEQKAKMIAAYLQSVSSPQDRVLLLYPSGLDYITAFFGCLYAGVIAIPAYPPRPNRSLNRIQNILQNAKSNLALTNSSTLLSLERQLERTPELHSLRWITTDTLNSDLAQDWQEPHIVGNDIAFLQYTSGSTAEPKGVKIAYRNLLHNLEAIHRCFRHSPQSKGVIWLPPYHDMGLIGGILQPLYGGFPVTLISPLMFLQSPLRWLKAVSRYRATTSGGPNFAYDLCVRKFKPEQAQGLDLSSWQVAFNGAEPINHETLQKFAQTYAPYGFDESAFYPCYGMAEATLIVSGGSQNAAVVTKTVQGRALEQNKIAIAQAHESHSRTLVSCGGSLVDQKIAIANPETMVSCNPGEVGEIWVAGSSIAQGYWEQPEITENTFNAYLQDTQEGPFLRTGDLGFIDEGELFFTGRLKDMIVIKGRNHYPQDIEKTVEETNSWIRPSGVASFSVEIKGEEKLIVLAEVERRYWSSQRYVAKSNGSSTQENIIDAKDLIKSIRREISKKHDLQVHTALLLKPGSLPKTSSGKIQRHACRAEFLSNTLEGLPV is encoded by the coding sequence ATGAGTGGTTTAAAAAGTACAATTAAAGCAGAAAATTTAGTTGATATCCTCCGCAATAGGGCGATTGAACAGCCAAATCAAACTATATATAATTATTTGGCGGACGGAGAATTAGAAAATCAAAGCCTGACCTACAGACAAGTAGAACAAAAAGCGAAAATGATCGCCGCTTATCTTCAGTCTGTTAGCTCTCCTCAAGATAGGGTTTTACTCCTATATCCTTCGGGATTAGACTATATTACTGCTTTCTTTGGTTGCCTTTACGCTGGAGTAATTGCGATTCCCGCTTATCCCCCACGACCTAATCGTTCTTTAAACCGCATTCAAAATATTCTGCAAAACGCCAAGTCGAATTTAGCTTTAACTAATAGTAGTACTTTACTAAGTCTGGAGCGTCAATTAGAACGTACTCCTGAGCTTCATAGTCTACGCTGGATTACAACAGACACCTTAAACAGCGATTTAGCTCAAGACTGGCAAGAACCTCATATTGTCGGCAATGATATCGCCTTTTTGCAGTATACCTCGGGCTCAACAGCAGAACCAAAGGGAGTCAAAATTGCTTATCGGAATTTATTGCATAATCTAGAAGCAATCCATCGCTGTTTTAGACATTCGCCCCAGAGTAAGGGAGTAATTTGGCTACCACCCTACCACGATATGGGCTTGATCGGTGGTATTCTTCAGCCATTGTACGGTGGTTTTCCCGTGACATTAATTTCGCCGTTAATGTTTTTACAAAGTCCTCTGCGCTGGCTTAAAGCCGTTTCCCGCTACCGGGCTACTACTAGCGGTGGTCCCAATTTTGCCTACGACCTCTGTGTTCGCAAATTTAAACCAGAACAAGCACAAGGATTAGATTTAAGCAGTTGGCAAGTAGCTTTTAATGGTGCAGAGCCAATCAATCATGAAACCTTACAAAAATTTGCCCAAACCTATGCTCCCTACGGATTCGATGAATCAGCTTTTTATCCCTGCTATGGCATGGCAGAAGCAACTTTAATTGTTTCTGGTGGTTCCCAAAACGCCGCTGTAGTAACCAAAACTGTTCAAGGAAGAGCTTTAGAACAGAATAAAATTGCGATCGCCCAGGCCCATGAATCTCACTCCCGTACTTTGGTTAGCTGTGGTGGTAGCCTAGTCGATCAAAAAATTGCGATCGCCAATCCTGAAACTATGGTGAGCTGTAACCCTGGAGAAGTTGGAGAGATTTGGGTTGCTGGCTCTAGTATTGCTCAAGGATATTGGGAGCAACCCGAGATAACTGAAAACACCTTTAATGCTTACCTCCAAGATACCCAAGAAGGACCTTTTTTGCGTACAGGAGATTTAGGTTTTATCGATGAAGGTGAGTTATTTTTTACAGGTCGTCTCAAAGACATGATTGTCATCAAAGGACGCAATCACTATCCTCAAGATATAGAAAAAACTGTAGAAGAAACTAACTCTTGGATTAGACCAAGCGGTGTAGCCAGCTTCTCTGTTGAGATCAAGGGAGAAGAAAAATTAATTGTACTAGCAGAAGTAGAGCGTCGTTACTGGAGTAGCCAACGTTATGTAGCCAAATCTAATGGCAGTTCGACTCAGGAAAATATTATTGACGCTAAAGATTTGATTAAATCAATTCGGCGAGAAATTTCCAAAAAACACGATTTACAGGTTCACACCGCTCTATTACTCAAGCCAGGTAGTTTACCTAAGACCTCTAGCGGTAAAATTCAACGTCACGCCTGTAGGGCCGAATTTTTGAGTAATACTTTAGAAGGCTTACCAGTTTAA
- the glnA gene encoding type I glutamate--ammonia ligase has protein sequence MAETAQEVLKMIQDQNIELIDLKFVDLFGIWQHCTFHRSLIDEDAFTEGVAFDGSSIRGWKAINASDMAMVPDPTTAWIDPFMEIPTLSMVCSIKEPRTGEWYDRDPRSLAQKAVDYLKSTGIGDTVYCGPEPEFFIFDDIRFGQAEYEGFYHIDSIEGIWNSGASEAGGNLGYKTDHKRGYFPVAPSDTLQDIRSEMLLAMGKCGVPIEKHHHEVASAGQCELGIKFSDLVHAADYVLTYKYIVKNVARKHGKTATFMPKPLFNDNGTGMHTHMSIWKDGNPLFFGDGYADLSQTALHFIGGILKHASAILAFTNPSANSYKRLVPGFEAPVNLAYSQGNRSASVRIPLSGSNPKAKRFEFRCPDPTSNPYLGFSAMLLAGIDGVKNQIDPGDPLDVDIYELSPEELSKIPSTPGSLEGALEALENDHGFLTASGVFTSDFIQNWIQFKLDAEVNPLRLRPHPYEFALYYDC, from the coding sequence ATGGCTGAGACTGCCCAAGAGGTCTTGAAAATGATTCAGGATCAAAATATTGAGCTAATCGATCTCAAATTTGTTGATCTATTTGGTATTTGGCAACACTGTACTTTTCATCGTAGCCTAATTGACGAAGATGCGTTTACTGAAGGCGTAGCTTTCGATGGTTCTAGTATTCGAGGCTGGAAAGCCATTAACGCTTCCGATATGGCAATGGTTCCCGATCCGACCACAGCTTGGATCGATCCCTTTATGGAAATACCAACTTTGAGCATGGTATGTTCCATTAAAGAACCGCGAACTGGAGAATGGTATGATCGTGACCCTCGTTCTCTGGCTCAAAAAGCCGTAGACTACCTCAAAAGTACTGGTATTGGTGATACCGTATATTGTGGTCCTGAACCAGAATTTTTTATTTTCGATGATATTCGCTTTGGTCAAGCAGAATACGAAGGTTTTTATCACATTGATTCCATTGAAGGCATTTGGAATTCTGGAGCATCTGAAGCAGGAGGAAACTTAGGCTATAAAACCGATCATAAACGTGGCTACTTTCCAGTAGCACCTTCAGATACTCTGCAAGATATTCGTAGTGAAATGCTACTTGCAATGGGAAAATGTGGTGTGCCCATTGAAAAACACCATCATGAAGTAGCTTCTGCGGGACAGTGTGAATTAGGAATCAAATTCTCCGATTTAGTTCATGCTGCAGACTATGTTTTAACTTACAAATACATAGTTAAAAATGTTGCCAGAAAACATGGTAAAACCGCTACCTTTATGCCCAAACCTTTGTTTAATGACAACGGTACTGGCATGCATACCCATATGTCCATCTGGAAAGACGGCAATCCTTTATTCTTCGGTGATGGTTACGCAGATTTGAGCCAAACAGCACTGCATTTTATTGGTGGTATTTTAAAACATGCCTCTGCTATTTTGGCATTTACTAATCCTTCTGCTAATTCTTACAAACGCCTCGTACCTGGTTTTGAAGCCCCTGTAAACTTGGCTTATTCCCAAGGAAACCGCTCTGCATCAGTACGCATACCCCTTAGCGGTAGCAATCCCAAAGCCAAGCGTTTTGAGTTTCGCTGTCCCGATCCTACGTCTAATCCCTATCTTGGTTTCTCGGCTATGTTACTCGCGGGTATCGATGGTGTAAAAAATCAAATCGATCCTGGTGATCCTCTGGATGTAGACATATATGAACTTTCTCCTGAAGAACTGAGTAAAATCCCCTCTACTCCTGGTTCTTTAGAAGGTGCCCTAGAAGCTCTAGAAAATGACCACGGATTTTTAACTGCTAGCGGCGTATTTACTTCAGACTTTATCCAAAACTGGATTCAGTTTAAGTTGGATGCAGAAGTAAATCCTTTGCGTTTACGTCCTCATCCTTATGAATTTGCTCTTTACTATGATTGCTAG
- a CDS encoding ammonium transporter, whose translation MNSEFLKPKKTLKRKNPTGVGRQFKDLLPEPLRTVFKSFSSSWFLCIPLAAMIVVVWNTAATAQGLDAPANLDELRVVLDSIFLLFCSVLVIFMNAGFGMLETGFCRQKNAVNILAKNLIVFGVATLAYWAVGYALMYGDGTPFIGLKGFFFNGDPAPYGNDPYPAAVPEAISFLFQVAFAATAATIVSGAVAERIHFGAFLIFSTLLVAFSYAVTGHWVWDGGWLSEMGFSDFAGSTVVHSVGGWAALVGAAILGPRLGKYQNGRISAIPGHNMGFATLGCLILWIGWFGFNPGSELAATANVPYIAVTTNLAAAAGGVAATFTSWIKDGKPDLSMVINGILAGLVGITAGCADVSYLSAVIIGVIAGIIVVFSVAFFDSIKIDDPVGATSVHLVCGIWGTLAVGIFGTGNIVTQIIGIVAIGAFTVIFSAIVWTILKVTIGIRVDEEDERRGLDISEHGMEAYSGFVKEADVLAGGGSSIPFGKAEASGSEF comes from the coding sequence ATGAATTCTGAATTCTTAAAACCTAAAAAAACACTCAAACGTAAAAATCCAACGGGAGTTGGTCGGCAATTTAAAGACTTACTTCCCGAACCTTTGAGAACAGTATTTAAATCTTTTTCTTCTTCTTGGTTTTTATGTATTCCTTTAGCAGCAATGATTGTTGTCGTTTGGAATACAGCCGCCACCGCTCAAGGATTAGATGCCCCCGCTAACCTAGATGAACTGAGAGTTGTCTTAGACTCAATCTTTCTGCTATTTTGCTCCGTTCTAGTAATTTTCATGAATGCTGGATTCGGAATGTTAGAAACAGGGTTCTGTCGTCAAAAAAATGCGGTTAATATTCTGGCCAAAAATCTAATCGTATTTGGAGTCGCAACTTTGGCTTATTGGGCAGTAGGTTATGCCCTCATGTATGGTGATGGCACTCCCTTTATTGGCTTAAAGGGCTTTTTCTTTAATGGAGATCCTGCTCCTTATGGTAATGATCCCTATCCAGCAGCAGTTCCCGAAGCAATTTCCTTTTTATTCCAAGTGGCTTTCGCGGCAACAGCAGCAACTATTGTTTCTGGTGCGGTAGCAGAAAGAATTCACTTTGGCGCATTCTTAATTTTTAGTACTTTACTAGTAGCCTTTTCCTACGCGGTCACTGGACATTGGGTTTGGGATGGTGGTTGGTTGAGCGAAATGGGCTTTTCTGACTTTGCTGGTTCAACCGTGGTTCACTCTGTGGGAGGATGGGCAGCTTTAGTTGGTGCAGCTATTTTAGGACCGAGACTTGGTAAGTATCAGAACGGGAGAATTAGTGCAATCCCTGGTCACAACATGGGTTTTGCTACTCTAGGATGCCTCATTCTCTGGATTGGCTGGTTTGGCTTTAACCCCGGCTCAGAACTAGCCGCTACAGCCAATGTTCCTTATATTGCTGTGACTACTAACTTAGCCGCAGCAGCAGGTGGTGTTGCTGCAACTTTTACATCTTGGATTAAAGACGGTAAGCCTGACTTATCGATGGTTATTAATGGTATTTTAGCTGGTTTGGTAGGTATCACTGCTGGTTGCGCGGATGTTAGCTATTTATCTGCGGTAATTATCGGTGTGATCGCTGGCATAATCGTAGTTTTCTCTGTTGCTTTCTTTGACAGTATCAAAATTGACGACCCCGTTGGTGCAACTTCGGTTCACTTAGTTTGCGGTATCTGGGGAACTTTAGCGGTAGGTATCTTTGGCACTGGTAACATTGTTACTCAAATTATTGGCATTGTGGCGATTGGTGCTTTTACCGTAATCTTTAGTGCTATCGTTTGGACTATCCTCAAAGTAACTATTGGTATTAGAGTGGATGAAGAAGACGAAAGACGTGGTTTAGATATCAGCGAACATGGTATGGAAGCCTACAGTGGATTTGTCAAAGAAGCCGATGTTTTAGCTGGTGGTGGTTCTAGTATTCCCTTTGGTAAGGCAGAAGCTAGCGGTTCGGAATTCTAG
- a CDS encoding universal stress protein, translating into MNNILAAIDFSDVTPKVVAQAAEMAQSFACKLWLIHIAAPDPDFVGYGTGPQCERDWRAKILRKEHRYIQDQALQLEQSGIDVTPLLVQGATVATIIAESSRLDADLIVIGSHGHGSVYKTLVGSVSEGVIRKANCPVLIVPERHQSNLKIA; encoded by the coding sequence TTGAATAATATTTTAGCTGCCATAGATTTTTCCGACGTTACTCCTAAAGTTGTTGCACAAGCAGCTGAAATGGCTCAATCCTTTGCTTGCAAGTTATGGTTGATTCATATTGCTGCTCCAGATCCAGATTTTGTTGGTTATGGTACTGGTCCACAATGCGAACGAGACTGGAGAGCTAAAATTTTGAGAAAAGAACACAGATATATTCAAGATCAAGCTTTGCAATTAGAGCAAAGTGGCATCGATGTCACTCCTTTACTCGTTCAAGGGGCGACAGTAGCAACTATTATCGCAGAATCTTCAAGACTCGATGCCGATCTAATTGTTATTGGGTCTCACGGTCATGGTTCCGTCTACAAAACTTTAGTAGGTAGTGTCAGTGAAGGAGTAATCCGCAAAGCTAATTGTCCAGTATTAATTGTTCCAGAGCGACATCAAAGTAATCTTAAAATAGCTTGA
- a CDS encoding class I SAM-dependent methyltransferase, with product MINLSESSHSQELKKLLFTQIDNSPEKRITFAEYMTLVLYHHHYGYYNSGVVSIGAKGDFFTSSSLGKDFGELLAVQFQEMWHKLGCPDPFYLVEMGAGNGELAQDILNYFYNSDNNLFVKALNYVIIEQSTALIEVQQKLLSSFSDVDLTWKTWSDIADNSIEGCFFSNELVDAFPVHLITKNQQQLQEVFLSIEQDRLTETSHPVSTEKLLAYFDLVGINLLEADYPQGYRTEVNLNALNWLTTVAGKLKRGYVLTVDYGYTADKYYRPARSQGTLQCYFQHRHHNNPYVNIGHQDITAQVDFTALQCQGKLHGLRTLGFTQQGLFLMALGLGDRLNELSSGKYEIAEIFKRRDALHQLIDPTGLGGFGVLIQGKNLAEHQKSLQGLTMPSMF from the coding sequence ATGATAAATTTGTCTGAATCATCTCATTCTCAAGAACTAAAGAAGCTTCTTTTTACCCAAATCGATAATTCTCCAGAAAAGCGAATTACTTTTGCTGAATACATGACCCTTGTTCTATATCATCATCACTATGGTTACTATAATTCAGGAGTAGTTAGTATTGGTGCCAAGGGAGATTTTTTCACTTCGTCCTCACTAGGTAAAGATTTTGGGGAATTACTCGCGGTTCAGTTCCAAGAAATGTGGCACAAATTGGGTTGCCCCGATCCTTTTTATCTAGTGGAAATGGGTGCAGGTAATGGTGAACTTGCCCAAGATATTTTAAATTATTTCTATAACAGCGATAATAATTTATTTGTTAAAGCGTTAAATTACGTGATTATCGAGCAGTCAACTGCCTTAATCGAGGTACAGCAGAAATTGCTCAGCTCTTTTAGTGATGTTGATCTAACTTGGAAAACTTGGTCAGATATTGCCGACAACAGTATCGAGGGCTGTTTTTTTTCCAACGAGTTAGTTGATGCTTTCCCTGTTCATTTAATAACCAAGAATCAGCAGCAATTACAAGAAGTATTTTTGAGTATTGAACAAGATCGTCTAACCGAAACTAGCCATCCTGTTTCGACAGAAAAACTGCTTGCATATTTTGATTTGGTTGGTATCAATTTACTAGAGGCGGACTATCCTCAGGGTTATCGTACTGAAGTTAATCTCAATGCTTTAAATTGGCTAACAACAGTTGCAGGTAAACTTAAACGAGGGTATGTCTTGACTGTGGATTATGGCTATACTGCTGATAAGTATTATCGTCCCGCTCGTAGTCAAGGTACTTTACAGTGTTATTTTCAACATCGTCATCATAACAATCCATACGTAAATATAGGTCATCAAGATATTACTGCTCAGGTGGATTTTACAGCTCTACAATGCCAGGGAAAACTACACGGGTTAAGAACTCTTGGTTTTACTCAACAGGGTCTATTTTTGATGGCTTTGGGTTTAGGCGATCGCTTAAATGAACTTTCTAGTGGTAAATATGAGATTGCAGAGATTTTTAAACGTCGTGATGCTTTACATCAATTAATTGACCCCACTGGCTTGGGTGGCTTTGGTGTATTGATTCAGGGAAAAAATCTAGCTGAGCATCAAAAGTCTCTTCAAGGTTTAACCATGCCATCAATGTTTTGA
- a CDS encoding glutamine synthetase III translates to MGYESRAQAIYRITNRQSFPAGPPSRLEELWGKDVFSLSKMKQCLPKAVFKSLKKTIQTGQQLDASVADIVASAMKDWAIAKGASYYAHVFYPMTNATAEKHDAFVSIQGDGTAISEFAGKLLVQGEPDGSSFPNGGIRSTFEARGYTAWDVTSPAYLMETDNGVTLCIPTVFVSWTGEALDKKTPLLRSISAMNRSATRVLKLLGHTDIAPVNSSCGPEQEYFLVDSYFANSRPDLLLAGRTLFGKPPAKGQQFDDHYFGAIPERVQVFMQDVEQKMYRLGIPAKTRHNEVAPGQFEIAPIFEAANVASDHQQLTMTLLRQTAKKHGFVCLLHEKPFAGINGSGKHVNWSVSNTTQGNLLDPGDSPHENAQFLVFCAAVIRGVHKYGPLMRAVIANASNDHRLGANEAPPAIMSVYLGSQLETLFNQIASGSMNDTYGKRGEMRIGVDTLPPLSKDAGDRNRTSPFAFTGNRFEFRAVGSSQSVSGPLIVLNTMLADSLDFVGDLLESELGKGVELNAAIFAVLKEIMHKHGAVIFGGDGYSAEWHKMAVEERGLANLPTTADALPCLTEKYIEELFEKTGVLSPVELESRYEVYSEQYILSIEVEAKLAIDMVKTSIYPAAMRHLAEMGNTVAGLKDMGIDLDRDNIKKVAELTNSMMSKVSKLSTALAKEDFASTEEHMKYCASTIRPMMDDLREDADALEGEVSDDLWPLPTYQEMLFIK, encoded by the coding sequence ATGGGATACGAATCGCGCGCGCAAGCAATTTATCGAATAACTAATCGACAATCATTTCCAGCTGGACCACCTAGTCGTTTAGAAGAACTGTGGGGCAAGGATGTTTTTAGCTTGAGCAAAATGAAACAGTGTTTACCCAAAGCTGTTTTTAAATCTCTGAAAAAAACAATTCAAACAGGTCAACAGTTAGATGCTTCTGTTGCCGATATTGTGGCTTCAGCAATGAAGGACTGGGCGATCGCCAAAGGAGCATCTTACTATGCTCACGTTTTTTATCCCATGACAAATGCTACCGCCGAAAAACACGATGCTTTTGTGTCTATACAAGGGGATGGGACGGCAATTTCTGAATTTGCAGGTAAATTACTGGTTCAGGGTGAACCAGATGGTTCATCTTTCCCTAATGGTGGAATTCGTTCTACTTTTGAAGCTAGAGGCTATACTGCTTGGGATGTAACTAGCCCAGCTTACTTAATGGAAACAGATAACGGTGTAACTCTCTGTATTCCAACGGTGTTTGTTTCTTGGACAGGAGAAGCCCTTGACAAGAAGACTCCTCTATTGCGCTCTATTTCAGCTATGAATAGGTCAGCCACTAGGGTGTTAAAGTTATTGGGTCACACGGATATTGCTCCTGTGAATTCTAGCTGTGGTCCAGAACAAGAATATTTTTTAGTAGATTCTTACTTTGCCAATAGTCGTCCCGATTTATTATTGGCTGGCAGAACTCTGTTTGGTAAACCTCCTGCAAAAGGACAGCAGTTCGATGACCACTATTTCGGTGCAATTCCCGAACGGGTTCAAGTCTTTATGCAAGATGTAGAACAGAAAATGTATCGTTTGGGTATTCCTGCCAAAACTAGACACAATGAGGTGGCTCCTGGTCAGTTTGAAATTGCACCTATTTTTGAAGCAGCCAACGTAGCTTCCGATCACCAGCAGTTAACTATGACATTGTTACGTCAGACTGCGAAAAAGCATGGTTTCGTCTGCTTACTTCACGAAAAACCCTTTGCTGGAATTAATGGTTCTGGTAAACACGTCAACTGGTCTGTGAGTAATACTACTCAAGGCAATTTACTCGATCCTGGCGATTCTCCTCACGAAAATGCTCAGTTTTTAGTTTTCTGTGCTGCCGTAATTCGCGGTGTACATAAATATGGCCCATTAATGCGGGCTGTAATTGCTAATGCCAGTAACGATCACCGTTTGGGAGCCAACGAAGCTCCTCCGGCAATTATGTCAGTTTATTTAGGTTCTCAATTAGAGACTCTATTTAACCAGATTGCGTCAGGTAGTATGAATGATACCTACGGTAAAAGAGGAGAGATGAGAATTGGGGTGGACACTTTACCTCCTTTGTCTAAGGATGCAGGCGATCGCAACAGAACATCTCCCTTCGCTTTTACGGGCAATCGCTTTGAATTCCGTGCTGTAGGCTCTAGTCAATCGGTTTCTGGTCCCCTGATTGTTCTCAATACTATGTTGGCAGATTCGTTAGATTTTGTTGGCGATCTTTTAGAAAGTGAACTAGGTAAAGGAGTAGAACTTAACGCTGCTATTTTTGCCGTACTCAAAGAAATAATGCACAAACATGGTGCGGTTATTTTCGGTGGTGACGGATACTCTGCTGAATGGCACAAAATGGCTGTAGAAGAAAGGGGCTTGGCTAATCTACCTACTACTGCAGATGCTCTTCCCTGTTTAACAGAAAAATATATTGAAGAGCTATTTGAAAAAACTGGCGTTCTGTCTCCTGTAGAATTAGAAAGTCGCTACGAAGTATATTCTGAGCAGTACATTCTGTCTATTGAAGTAGAAGCCAAACTGGCAATAGATATGGTGAAAACTTCGATCTATCCTGCAGCGATGAGACATTTAGCTGAGATGGGCAATACTGTTGCTGGTCTCAAAGACATGGGGATCGATTTAGATCGGGATAATATCAAGAAAGTCGCCGAGTTAACTAACTCAATGATGTCCAAAGTGTCAAAATTGAGTACGGCTTTGGCAAAAGAAGACTTTGCCAGTACTGAGGAACACATGAAATATTGTGCTAGCACTATTCGCCCAATGATGGACGACCTTCGGGAAGATGCTGATGCTCTTGAAGGAGAAGTCTCCGATGACCTTTGGCCCTTACCAACCTATCAAGAAATGTTATTTATTAAATAA